The following are encoded in a window of Panicum virgatum strain AP13 chromosome 5N, P.virgatum_v5, whole genome shotgun sequence genomic DNA:
- the LOC120676885 gene encoding protein FAR1-RELATED SEQUENCE 5-like has translation MAKAIRVVMPGTRHRWCRWHVLKSSKKRLGKVHGKHKKFKSDFYNLISNELSVEKFENSWNKLIEKYSLRKNKYMRRLYRYREKWAKPYFMGVFCAGMTSTQRSESANHMLKRYIQKAAPMHLFVSKFNEFLSDRTEQEAREQHVTKMVSRKMRVGVPIEEHADRIYTRAMYEKFYDELFEAGKFRVLREEGAQCYTVERARVNSVDEDERYVVYVNGEESISCQCGFFEHIGMLCRHAIKVLVYLERQEIPRCNIMRRWTKEAIVHKLHEIETSVGSDVDEMRKKALLLQTLQVVHSNSGIDEQMFRNAMDALRMMPALQTSAGTIMQEDKRTVTFGDLETPAACPPRTMKGGRPASTGLKAWLGRSQKKRSAGRPTRDDETQDWPEEERPARKKTKRVSDI, from the exons ATGGCCAAGGCTATCAGGGTTGTCATGCCTGGGACACGTCATCGATGGTGCCGGTGGCATGTGCTTAAGAGTTCTAAGAAGAGGCTAGGTAAAGTCCATGGAAAACATAAGAAGTTCAAATCAGACTTTTATAATCTAATCAGTAATGAGTTGTCTGTGGAGAAGTTTGAAAATTCGTGGAACAAACTTATTGAAAAGTATAGTCTTCGCAAGAACAAGTACATGCGGCGGTTATATAGGTATAGGGAAAAATGGGCAAAACCGTACTTCATGGGTGTATTTTGTGCTGGAATGACAAGTACGCAAAGGAGCGAAAGTGCAAATCATATGCTCAAGCGGTATATACAAAAGGCAGCTCCTATGCACTTGTTTGTTAGTAAGTTTAATGAGTTTTTATCTGACCGAACAGAGCAAGAGGCTCGTGAGCAGCACGTCACAAAAATG GTTTCTAGGAAAATGAGAGTAGGTGTTCCAATTGAGGAGCATGCAGATCGTATATATACTCGGGCCATGTATGAGAAATTTTATGATGAGTTATTTGAGGCTGGCAAGTTTCGTGTTTTGCGTGAGGAGGGAGCGCAATGTTACACAGTTGAAAGAGCTAGAGTTAATAGTGTTGATGAGGATGAAAGATATGTTGTATATGTCAATGGAGAGGAGTCTATTTCTTGTCAGTGCGGGTTCTTTGAGCACATTGGCATGCTTTGCCGGCATGCTATCAAG GTCCTTGTTTACCTGGAAAGGCAAGAGATACCAAGATGTAATATTATGCGTAGATGGACAAAGGAAGCTATTGTACATAAACTACATGAAATCGAGACTTCAGTAGGTTCAGATGTAGATGAAATGAGGAAGAAGGCTCTGCTGCTGCAGACTCTGCAGGTAGTTCATTCAAATTCAGGTATTGATGAGCAAATGTTCAGGAATGCAATGGATGCATTGAGGATGATGCCTGCGCTTCAAACATCTGCTGGCACAATTATGCAAGAGGACAAGAGGACAGTAACTTTTGGTGATTTGGAGACACCTGCTGCATGCCCTCCTAGGACAATGAAGGGTGGTCGTCCAGCTAGTACTGGACTCAAGGCATGGTTGGGGAGGTCTCAGAAGAAAAGGAGTGCCGGGAGGCCTACTAGGGACGATGAAACTCAGGACTGGCCAGAGGAAGAGAGGCCTGCTAGGAAGAAGACAAAGCGTGTGTCTGATATATGA